CAGCTGTCTTGAGGCCGCTAAAGCTGAGATCCGGACGGCGGTCCGAGATCTTCGCCTGGACAAATTTCACGGCTTTTGGATCGCCGTGGAGTGCGATCTTTTCAATTATCGGGCCGCCGGGATATCCGAGCCCAAGCATTTTAGAAACTTTGTCAAAAGCCTCGCCCGCCGCGTCATCGCGTGTTCGCGAAACAACTTTGTATTCGCCTTCCGCCCGCACGTGAAAAATATTCGTGTGCCCGCCGGAAACGATCAATGCCAAAGCAGGATACCGTACCTCCGGATTTTCGAACGCAACGCTGAAGACATGTCCCTCGATATGATTGACGCCGACGAACGGAATGTCTCGTGCCCATGCCAGCGATTTGGCATAACATACCCCAACGAGCAGTGATCCGATCAGTCCGGGCCCTTGTGTCACTGCGATCGCATCGATATCGTCGAGAGTGATCGAAGCCCGTTCCAACGCTTCCACAATTATCGGCTCGATCTTCTCTAAATGTTCGCGTGATGCAAGTTCAGGCACTACGCCGCCCCAAGGGGCATGCATTGCAATTTGCGACGAGATGACCGAAGACAATATCTCCCGCCCGTCCTTCACGACGGCCGCTGCGGTCTCGTCGCACGAGCTTTCTATTCCTAAAACTAACACTGGTTTAGATTAACAAATCGCGGCCCGTTAAGGCTCCGGGAAAAGAGCGATGATCTCGAGTTCATTACGCGAAAATTCGATACCTGATGGAAAATGGGCGGCCATGTCGGCCCGCAGTCGTCCGGCATGGTTTGCAAAATATGCCTCGAGATCCTCACGCGAATCGCAATGATATCCGATCCGGTACATATTTCCGTTCTTCGCAAAAAATGCTGCCGCAAAATAGTTCGTTGCCAGCAGATCGGGAATATGCTGCTCACGCATATATTTTTCGTATTCGTCAGCGATCGATTCATCAACAACGGCAGTCACTTCGTAGATCAGCATTTCAATCAACCCCCGTAAACACCGTACTTTCGTCAACAAAGCATAAACCGTTGCCAAATGGGTCGCGAGCATAAAATGAACGCTCACCCCACGGCCGCCTAACGATCTCGCCGAGCGGACCTCCGTGCATATCGATTTTCTCGAGGCAATCGAGTTCTTTCGCTCGTGTGTACCACGTTTCGAGATTGGCTACCGAAAAATAGACGTGATCGCCGATCGGTGTACCGTCATTCTCGATGACGGCCATGATCACCGAACCACAATCAAAATACTGCCGTCCAGCGTGTATCTGACGGCCCTCGGCGGCGAAGAGCGTTTGATAGAATATCAACGCCTTATCAAAATCCGTCACCGGAATAAATATTCTGAAGATCGAAGCTCCACTCGCCATTCCCGCATCCTCCAAATGATTTATTTCTACGATAAGCGTAAACTACGTCAAACACAATGAAAGACCGTCTCACCAAAACCGCTTATTTGAAGTATCTAACGTGTCCCAACGAATTCTGGCTTTCGTTCCAGCCGTCGAGGCCTGAAAAGCAGCCGGACACGCTCGAGCACGAACATCTCCGCCAGCAAGGTTACGAAGTTGAACGGTACGTAAAAATGCTGTCCAGATTTCAGGGCGACGAGACAAAGGCGGTGGATTTCCAACGCGTTTTCCAAACGGCCGATCTTTATGCCCGAAGTGACGCCGTTGTGACCGATCGAACGAGCGGCATCGCTGAGATCTATGAAATAAAGTCATCGGCGTCCGTAAAGAAAGAGCATCTCGATGACGTCGCGTTTCAGAAAATCGTGTCCGAACGCAGCGGCACCAAGGTCGGACGTTGTTATGTAGTTACTATGAACGGCGAATATATCAGAAACGGAGATATCGACCCCGAACAGCTCTTCGTGATAAATGACGTGACCGATCAGGTCGCGGAGATCATCTCATTCACAGAAGAGCAGATCGAGGCCGCAAAGGCCTATACTGATTCAGATCCTGCTCCATCACTTGCCGACCACTGCGCGGAAAAGCTGAATTGCGAGTTTCTTAAGCTCCACTTTCCCGATCTTCCTGACTATACGGTTTTCAACATCTCGCGGATCAATAAGGCGAAGTTGAAGGAACTGCTCGACGCGGAAATTATCGACATCAGAGATGTCCCTGACGATTTCAAACTGTCAGACAAGCAGAGGATCCATGTGGCAGCGGCCAAGACGGGTCAAACATATATCGACCGCGACAAGATCGCCGAGAAGATCGGATCTTGGGAATATCCGCTGCATTTTCTTGATTACGAGACATTCTCGTACGCTATCCCTCAGTTTGACGGCGTAAGGCCGTTTCAGCAGATGTGTTTTCAATATTCGCTGCACACGATCCGCGATGAAGGCGGCGATATCGAGCACAACTATTTTCTTGCGACAAGCGAAAATGATCCGCCCCGTGCCCTCGCCGCGAGTCTGTATGAACATCTCGCTGGCGATCTGGGTACAGTTTTTGTCTGGTATGAGCCGTTTGAAAAAACGCGAAATGACGAAATGGCGGCTATGTTTCCTGAATATGCCGAGTTCTTTGCAAACGTCAACGCTCACACATACGACTTGATGAAGATCTTCGCTGACAATCTTTACGTACACCCGGAATTCAAGGGAAGCAGCTCGATCAAAAAGGTCCTGCCGGTCATTGTTCCCGAACTTTCGTATAAGGAACTCGGTATCGGGGACGGAATGACGGCATCGATCAGTTGGTATCGGGCGGCAACTTGGACCACACTCGACGAAGACGAAAAGGCTCGGATATTTAGTGACCTCGAGGCCTATTGCCATTTGGACACAAAGGCAATGGTCGAGATATATTCCAGGCTAAAGAACTTAGGTGAGGATGTTTCGGTCGGATAAACTCAGCCCGCTGATTCGGTTTCTGCGGCATCTGCCGTGGTTTCGCCGCCGAGGGCTTCGAGTGCGGCAGCAGCTTTCTTCGAGCTGCGGCTTACGGCCGGCGTCGGAACTTTGCGGCCCGTCAGGACGATCAAGTTAAGTTTGATCCGCCTGTCGCGAGACTGTGCGGCATCGGGATCGGTGTAGTCGTAATCGAACGAATAGATATAATGGCCGGTGGCAAGTTTCTTGCAAACATCTTCCGGCAGGTGAAAACAGTATGCATCAGCATAATGTCCGAGTCCCTGTGTCATTCCTTGATTGTACCACGCTTGCCCGGTTTTACTCCTGAAAATAAAAAATGCCCGCAGAGCTTTCACTCGCGGGCATTTATTTAAGATCTATTAGATCTTTTGCAAACTACCAACGGCCGCCGCCGCCGCCGCCGTATCCACCGCCGCCGCCGCCGCCGTAGCCGCCGCCGCCGCGATTACCACCGCGACCGCCACCGCCACCGCCGCCTGAGCGGTTTTCCTGCGGTTTAGCTTCGTTGACCTTGAGTTCACGGCCATCGACTTCTTTGCCGTTGAGCTGTGCGATAGCGTTTTCGCCATCAGCCTGCGAAGCCATTTCGACGAAAGCGAATCCGCGTGAGCGGCCCGTTTCGCGGTCTTCGATGATGTTTGTCGATTCGACAGTTCCGATCGCACCAAAAAGGTCGTTCAGATCCTGGTTGCTTGTGTTGAAGGAAAGATTTCCTACATATAATTTCATTGACATTTTTTTATTTACCTTTTCCCTTCTCGGGAATTCTTAAGAAGCGTCGAATCGAACAAGTGGCTTTGTTAAAGGCAGATGGACGGATTTCGGATACTCAAAAAACTAACAGAGCGTACTTCTAATTAACTATACAGGGCCCGCTCTCAAACTTATCCAAAATCGCTAAAGACGAAGCGCGTACCGTTTTCGTACGCGAGAGTAGGATTAACAGTTACTATGATGCACGTATTGTAGATTAATAGCAAATTGTTTTTAATGTCCGCATCAAGTTAGAATATTGGCATCCCGATGAACACACACGGCGTTACAGATCTTCTCATCAAATTGTCAGACGGCAAACGCGATGTCGTGGACGAACTCTTGCCGATGATCTACGACGAACTCAAGCGCATTGCCGCTAGCTACCTCCGACGCGAACGCAGCGATCATACGCTCCAGCCGACAGCCCTTGTAAACGAAGCCTATATGAAGATGGTCGACATTACGCAGGTCTCGTGGCAGAACAAAGCCCATTTCGTCGGGGTCGCGGCCAACCAAATGCGGCGGATCCTCGTCGATCACGCCCGCAAACACAACGCCGAAAAACGCGGCGGCGAATTTCAAATAATGACCCTCAACGAAGAGATCGACGCCTCGGACGAACAGTCCGCCGACCTCATCGCCCTCGATGACGCCCTCACCGAGCTTGCCAAAATGGACCCGACCAAAGCAAAGATCGTCGAACTCCGATATTTCGGCGGCCTCACCACGGACGAAACCGCCGAGGTCCTCGGCGTCTCATCCATCACCGTCAAACGCCACTGGAAAATGACCAAGGCGTGGTTGTACGGGCAACTCTCGAAATGACTGGAGGATCAAGCATCCTTGCTTGCCTGCGTAAATATTCGAAAATTAGTGCTTTCACAAAACTAAAACGACCCAGATAAAGGGCAAGCGGGGATGCTTGCAACTCCAGTCGTGATACTTTTTTCAATCCAGTTTCGCCTTAACAATCGACGGACGCTATTCGTTCGAAATTCATACTTAGGAGAAACTGCAATGATCAACCATATTTCTTTCGGAGTTAAAAACCCTGAACACGTCGCCAATATTCTCGCCGAGCTTTGGGGCGGCTACGCATTTCCGTTCCCGCCGAGCCCCGGCGGTTATGTGGCGTTTGCTGACGATGGTAAAGGAACGCTTGTCGAGCTCGTACCTATCGACGTCAATCTCGTGCCCGGGATCGGATTGCCCGATGAGGCGACATTTAGCAAAGAGACCAGAACCGACGATTTCGAAGGCACGTTCCTTCCGGGAAACGAACCGTCGCTCTTCGGCTCTGTTCACCTCAATATAAATTCGCCTCTCGACGAAGAATCGATCAAGGCGATCGCCAAGCGCGAAGGCTGGCGCTGTTTTACCGCAAACCGCGGCCGCGGACTGTTTCAATTGATCGAATTCTGGATCGAAGACCGCTTTATGCTCGAGGTAAATACACCCGAAATGACCGAGGCCTATCAGAACATGGCAACGCCGGAAAATTGGGCAAATTTCCTCCAGTCACCTATGCCGCCAAAGTATGCTGACAACTATGCAGGCTTGGTCGGTTAACCAGAAAAATGTATGAGCAACGGCCTCGGTCACGTCAGAAATAACTGGCCGAGGCCGATCTCTCCATTGCAACCAATATTCTATTTTCCGCCGGTCGTGCTTCCTGACGCTTTTTTCACAGGAGCTTTTGCCTTAGCGAGAGCCGCACTGATCGGAGCCGAATCATAAGAAAACGTCATATCGCCGCCTAGCTGAGTTCCCTGCTGCGTCGAGATCGAATTGCCGACCTCGAGATCGATCGCCACCGTTCCATTCGCGGCTTTGGTCCATGCAGCGGGCAGCACGACGATCGAGTTCCTTGCCTTGTCATAATACGCCTCGGCCATATCGCCCGGACCCGAGCTGACGATCACCATCTGGTTGTTCAATTCCAAATTCAGAACTGCAGTATCCGGCGGCGTACCGGTCAATGGAACTGCGACCGGCGTCGTGCCGTTGACCGCGAGCTTTGCCGGGGTCAAACCGATCCTCGTTAGATCGATCTTATTCGTATACGTCTTCGAGTTTCGATCCGTGAACGCAAAGACGCCTTCGACTGTCTTATTCGAGACCGTGGTGGTGTAGTAGGTTCCCGATGTCGTATTAAGATTCTCCTTCATCGGCTGGCCGTTGAACGTTACGCTGCTCGGCGGGCTTAATGCGAGTGTCGTCCCGGTCTTGCCGCCAATTCTGAAATAAGCTGTCACGTCATAATTCTGCCCGTTCTGTGCGATCGAATAACTCTGATAGATCTCGGTCTGCTCGACCTTATTCGATGGCGTTGTGTCATTCGACGGGCAAGCTCCGCCGGTGAAAAATATTATTCCGATAAAGAAAAGTGCGGTCTTCAAAACTACTTTCATTTGTTGCTCGTTCCTCTCAATACTCATTCAGCATATGGAACTTAGCACTTCGCCGTTTCCATGGCAAGAGAATATTTGCTAGCCGCTGATACTTTTTTTCAGCCACTCTCGCCTTACCTGTTGACGGCGGCATTCGCCGACTTTAATTCATAAAAGAGGATAGGAGAGCAATCATGAAAAACACGATCTTATACATAATGTCGGCGATCTTAATGGTCTCGGGCTCCGCTCTGGCGGACACCAAGGTCAAGATCAAACAGACCATGAGCGGCCAGACGATGGAAAATACGACCTACATCAAAGGGAAACGCCAACGCACCGAAATGATGGGCGGAACGATGATCTCGCTTACACAGTGTGACCTCGGTCGCGATCTGCAGATGAATCCCGGTACAAAGACCTACACGGTAACCTATTACGACGACGGAACAAGCACCCCCGGAGCGGTCAAAACCGGACAGTCGGGCCCAGTTACCAAAGGCGGCACGATGACCGTCACAACGACGATCAAGG
The sequence above is a segment of the Acidobacteriota bacterium genome. Coding sequences within it:
- the tsaD gene encoding tRNA (adenosine(37)-N6)-threonylcarbamoyltransferase complex transferase subunit TsaD, whose protein sequence is MLVLGIESSCDETAAAVVKDGREILSSVISSQIAMHAPWGGVVPELASREHLEKIEPIIVEALERASITLDDIDAIAVTQGPGLIGSLLVGVCYAKSLAWARDIPFVGVNHIEGHVFSVAFENPEVRYPALALIVSGGHTNIFHVRAEGEYKVVSRTRDDAAGEAFDKVSKMLGLGYPGGPIIEKIALHGDPKAVKFVQAKISDRRPDLSFSGLKTAVARHIRENRIIPLNDGEEPSEAIRDLAASFQAAVVKALIGTMENLAIELRPKTMIVGGGVACNLALKEAAEAAARRLDLPVYFPSKHLSTDNAAMIAAAGHYHLNKGEQAGLQMTADVTMRLQNIDNDDDSLRGRNVRYRL
- a CDS encoding DUF4286 family protein — its product is MLIYEVTAVVDESIADEYEKYMREQHIPDLLATNYFAAAFFAKNGNMYRIGYHCDSREDLEAYFANHAGRLRADMAAHFPSGIEFSRNELEIIALFPEP
- a CDS encoding VOC family protein — translated: MASGASIFRIFIPVTDFDKALIFYQTLFAAEGRQIHAGRQYFDCGSVIMAVIENDGTPIGDHVYFSVANLETWYTRAKELDCLEKIDMHGGPLGEIVRRPWGERSFYARDPFGNGLCFVDESTVFTGVD
- a CDS encoding DUF2779 domain-containing protein, translated to MKDRLTKTAYLKYLTCPNEFWLSFQPSRPEKQPDTLEHEHLRQQGYEVERYVKMLSRFQGDETKAVDFQRVFQTADLYARSDAVVTDRTSGIAEIYEIKSSASVKKEHLDDVAFQKIVSERSGTKVGRCYVVTMNGEYIRNGDIDPEQLFVINDVTDQVAEIISFTEEQIEAAKAYTDSDPAPSLADHCAEKLNCEFLKLHFPDLPDYTVFNISRINKAKLKELLDAEIIDIRDVPDDFKLSDKQRIHVAAAKTGQTYIDRDKIAEKIGSWEYPLHFLDYETFSYAIPQFDGVRPFQQMCFQYSLHTIRDEGGDIEHNYFLATSENDPPRALAASLYEHLAGDLGTVFVWYEPFEKTRNDEMAAMFPEYAEFFANVNAHTYDLMKIFADNLYVHPEFKGSSSIKKVLPVIVPELSYKELGIGDGMTASISWYRAATWTTLDEDEKARIFSDLEAYCHLDTKAMVEIYSRLKNLGEDVSVG
- a CDS encoding RNA-binding protein, with the translated sequence MSMKLYVGNLSFNTSNQDLNDLFGAIGTVESTNIIEDRETGRSRGFAFVEMASQADGENAIAQLNGKEVDGRELKVNEAKPQENRSGGGGGGGRGGNRGGGGYGGGGGGGYGGGGGGRW
- a CDS encoding sigma-70 family RNA polymerase sigma factor; this translates as MNTHGVTDLLIKLSDGKRDVVDELLPMIYDELKRIAASYLRRERSDHTLQPTALVNEAYMKMVDITQVSWQNKAHFVGVAANQMRRILVDHARKHNAEKRGGEFQIMTLNEEIDASDEQSADLIALDDALTELAKMDPTKAKIVELRYFGGLTTDETAEVLGVSSITVKRHWKMTKAWLYGQLSK